Within the Cloacibacillus sp. genome, the region CATCACCGCCGAAGGATACCACGGTATCGTAAGCGTCTTGTAGGTCCAGCGGCCTCCGTCGTCCATGACGCCGGCGCGCACCGAAAGGTCGAGCATCGATGGCGCGCTCCAGCTTACGCCGGAAAGCGCAGTTTTTGCTGCGCCCGCACCGTTTAGCGTGCCAGAGGCGAGAAAAGAGTTCTCTGGGACGAACTTCTTTTCTTCGTCACGGAACGAGAAACTTTTCCAATTTTTATGAGCAAAGGTGCGGTCTATCGTGCGCAGCTCCGTCTCCCAGCGCATACCGGCTGCGGGGTTGCCAAAGGTGTAGCGCGCGGATACGGATATCTGCGCCCTGCCGTTGCCCGTGAGCGCCGCGGGTTTGGCCGCCGTCTCAACAAAAAGCCTGGGCGCGGCGAATTCTTCAATGTAAATGTCTTTGTATCCTATCGGCGAATCGTCGCCCGGCACGCAGAGCGCGACGTGCCACGGGCCGGTGGGGGCGTCTGCTGGGATATTCACCGAGGCGGCGAAGCTTCCCTCCTGCGAGAGCTTCGCGCTGTGGCTTTTCCACAGTTTGCCGCTTGGAGAATAGACCTTCATCGTGAGCGGGAAGGGGGCCGGAGCTTTGCCGTCTTTGCCGCGCACGACGGCGAAGAGAGGAACGCTCTCACCGGGCCGGAAGATGTCGCGCGGCGCGTAGCAGAAGGCGGAATAGCCGCGCAGCCAAGGCATGCCGGAGGTGTCGAAGTCGTCATTGCCGTTGTAAAGCCCGTTTTCCAACCGCACGTAGGAGACGTCTTTGTCCTTTTCGGCAAGCGCTATGACGGGCGCGCCCTTCTCCGCGGCATCTTTTAGCGTGATGTTCGCCATGCCGTTTTTATCCGTTCGCCCCTCGCCCACTATCTGATTAGACCATGACCACAGCGTCACCTTCGTTCCCGGGACGGCCTTTGCGGAGGAGACAGAAAGCACCCGCGCAAGCGCACTGTCCGCGCCGGCCTTTACCGTGAGGCCGAGGTCAGTGATGTTCACCGTCTGGCGCGCCTCGCTCCATTCATTTCCGCGTCCCTGAGCGACAATGAGAAATACGCCCTTTTTGCCGCCAAGCAGCGGTTTAAGGTCGAGCGCGCGGCGCGCCGTTTCATTGGGAGCGGCGCGGACGATGTAGTCCTTGTTTGCGATAAGGCGCGAAAGATCGGTGGGATAGCCGCCCCATTCATTGCGCATCGCATACGCGATGTTATTGTCGTAGAGCTGCCAGATTATTATATTCAGCTTGTCGTAATTTACGGCTTCAAGCGCCACTCGCAGAGAATCCGCTGGAGAAATGACGCGGCCGGGACGCGCGAATCGCACCGACGGAGCGATGTCGGGGAAGATAAAGGCGCGGCTCCATTCCTTTGCGAGGGTTTTTCCAGCGGCTGACGGCAGCCCTTTTTTTATAGTCACCTTCACCCTGTCCTGAGGCTTAAAAGCGCCGGCTATTGCAAATCCGCCGTCGACCGGCTCCACCGTGAAGGCCGAAGCGGGCGATATCTCGATGAACGAGGCGGCCTTTGAAAGCTCAACGGGCGCGGTCGTATCAATAATAATGCGGCCGCCGTCCATTCCAGATTCGGCGGAGCTGTCGCGCAGTTCCATAACAAGAGAACGGGCCAGCTTCACGCGCGCCTCCTTTTCGAGGCCGAGCGGCCCAGCCTCCGAGGGAAGCCCCGCCGCTATGCGCAGCTCCGTCTGCTTATTGGCAAGCGCTTCAAGCGTCAGGCTGATTTTTTTCGACGCAGGGCCTTGATTTATTGAGAAATTGAGCGGCTGGCCGCCTCCGTCGCGCACCTCTGCGTACCCGCGCAGACGCGCCGGCGAAACTGGAAGAGAAAATTCAAGCTCAAAGACGGTCCTGCCGCTCTGCGGGTCGAAATCCGTCTGCTTCGCACCGCGAAAGGCAAGCGCTGGAGTGCTGAAGGTGAATATTTGCGTGCCAAAGAGAGCCTCGCCCTCCCTATCGCGCAGCTCCGCGCGCGCAGAGGCGGTGTATCTCGTAGCGGGCGACAGCCGGCCGCCGCTTGGCGTAAAGACGAAGGTCGAAGCGTCCTCCCATCTGCCGGAGCCGGAGACCGCAGGGCTGAATACAAAAGGAAAAGCGGACGGCGCAAGCGCCGCGCCCACTGCGTCGTCCGAGACGGCGGCGTGGTTAAAAAGTACCTTTATCTCAGCCGCCCCCGTCACCACGCCCTGCGGTGAAAACGAACGCACAAGAAAATCCCGCTCCCTGCTTCCAAGCACAGGCGCTACAAAAACAGCAAGCGTCACCGCCGCGGCACAGGCCGCCGCGATACAGACCGAACGAAATTTGAGATACTTTTTATAGTCCATGCCCAAACCCTCCGTACAGATTTTATTTTATATATACAGCTTTACTTTAT harbors:
- a CDS encoding MG2 domain-containing protein is translated as MDYKKYLKFRSVCIAAACAAAVTLAVFVAPVLGSRERDFLVRSFSPQGVVTGAAEIKVLFNHAAVSDDAVGAALAPSAFPFVFSPAVSGSGRWEDASTFVFTPSGGRLSPATRYTASARAELRDREGEALFGTQIFTFSTPALAFRGAKQTDFDPQSGRTVFELEFSLPVSPARLRGYAEVRDGGGQPLNFSINQGPASKKISLTLEALANKQTELRIAAGLPSEAGPLGLEKEARVKLARSLVMELRDSSAESGMDGGRIIIDTTAPVELSKAASFIEISPASAFTVEPVDGGFAIAGAFKPQDRVKVTIKKGLPSAAGKTLAKEWSRAFIFPDIAPSVRFARPGRVISPADSLRVALEAVNYDKLNIIIWQLYDNNIAYAMRNEWGGYPTDLSRLIANKDYIVRAAPNETARRALDLKPLLGGKKGVFLIVAQGRGNEWSEARQTVNITDLGLTVKAGADSALARVLSVSSAKAVPGTKVTLWSWSNQIVGEGRTDKNGMANITLKDAAEKGAPVIALAEKDKDVSYVRLENGLYNGNDDFDTSGMPWLRGYSAFCYAPRDIFRPGESVPLFAVVRGKDGKAPAPFPLTMKVYSPSGKLWKSHSAKLSQEGSFAASVNIPADAPTGPWHVALCVPGDDSPIGYKDIYIEEFAAPRLFVETAAKPAALTGNGRAQISVSARYTFGNPAAGMRWETELRTIDRTFAHKNWKSFSFRDEEKKFVPENSFLASGTLNGAGAAKTALSGVSWSAPSMLDLSVRAGVMDDGGRWTYKTLTIPWYPSAVM